The Caenorhabditis elegans chromosome I genome includes the window GCACATAAGTCTCAATTGAAAGTTacaaagaagcgagatcaggCATACGCCTGAAAAAAGTGTCTCCGAGCTGGGATACATGGAGtggtcaaaactttttgaaagtacCGTCAAATGAAAGACCATGTTTGATCacataaattcccacattttcagaaaaatcgattcgccacgaaaaaagttatgaattttgacccggaacttattgaCACCCCtactattaaaaatattcctaGCGGAAAAGTTACACAAGTTCTACTCTCAAAGGCACAggcttaattttaaaatatccgATCGTGTCAAGACCTCGGACTTAGGGAATTATAGAATTAAACACGTTGGTGATAGAAATTCGCGAGAATCTACAAATAGTTTCTGAATACAGGACAAATTCAGGATACACTAGAATGTCATAATCAAGGGTTCCGTTATATGTTATTAACAATCGACAAACCTTCTGTGAGTCTCCCTTGTTCCATCCAGCTTGACTTGGAATGATGGTCTCAGACACCTTCATTGCCTCATATGGAAGCTCTCCTCCTTCAGCCTCGAATGTTGTGTTTCTGCATGTTCCGAAGCCAATCATAccctgaaaatgaattttatttatttaaattctaTAAATAATCTAAAGAAAACTTACAGCTTGAGAAGCAAAACGGTTGGTACCAGATTGAAGACGGACCATTCCCTGGGATTTACGGTTTTGCCATGAGATTGATGGGTCGAGAACTTCCCAACGTGGCTGTCCGAATCCAGTCATACCCTTCTGTGAAGCATATTGATTAGATCCCATCTGAGATGGAATTGTGGTTTGATCAATGGAACATTCATGAGAGTAATCTGGATGGTTAGAATCAACCATCTTTGTGGTCTCACGACGAGCAGTTCCGAAACCGGTCATTCCCTTTTGTGAAGCGAATTTGTTTGTTCCAGACTGAAGTGGAATTTCAGATTGATCTGGTTTCTCGTGATCGTATTCTGGATGCTTTGAGTCAACCATCTTAGTTGTCTCACGACGTCCAGTTCCGAATCCGGTCATTCCCTTTTGAGAATCATATTTGTTGGTACCGGCTTGAAGACGGACAATTCCCTCGGACATACGGATCTTTTCTTCTGGAAGCTcctgtaaaaaaatatatatatgttAATTATTGTTTATTTGCGTTCACAAAAGAATATCCCTGATCTTTAAATCAAGTATTTGTTCATCCGTTACTCTAagttcacagaaaaaaataccGTAATCTATAAGACGTTCCACACACATTGGAACAGAAATGTGGGAAATTagagaaataatttattttgtttctgtcacttttttttactgaagTGATGAAAGGTTACAGAGCTACTATGTAAAAGTAACTTACAGCCAAGTCAGCTGGGTTCTGAGCGACACGGACTCCCTCACGGCACACATCACGTCCGGATCCGAATCCGGTCATTCCTCTCTGGGAGCAATATTTGTTGGTTCCGGATTGAAGACGAACTTCTCCATGGGTTCGGTTGGCAATATCTTCTGggatttcctggaaaatttatatttgaaaattttggaattcctTTAAATACTTGACGTTGAATGAAACAAATTGTGGAGGTACCAAGAAATGacatttaaagatttttttcatttcagaagaGATAAAGTGAGTAAGAACCTTTGAAGTTTTGTATCCTTAAAGACAAATAACATAAACGGTGACCTAGATTTTGCttctattaaaataaattcttccACATACCCAAGTAAATCTGACCATAAAATTTCCATACCTGAAGGTTCTCAGACTTGACACGAGTGTTAGTGTTTCTTGGTGTTCCGAAGTTGGTCATCAACTTTTGTGAGTCTCCCTTGTTCCATCCGGCCTGGCTTGGAATAATTCCGTCAGTTTGACGGAGTTGAGCCAATGTCCAGCGTCCGACACGCTTTGGCTGACCTTGTCCGGTGACTTTGGTCTCCATGGTGGCATTTGGTTGCTCCTCtgaaaataaacgaaaatttgaatataggAGCGGTTAAGTTTGAAGtgatttctctgatttttgataactgttgcttttttttgatttccgaaAAAACTGGTTATCAGTAATAAGTGTCTGGACATGGGACAAAGACTAAGACAGCACACAGTTAtctcaaataaaatttgagataTTAGTTAAGAcgcaaagaaaaacaaaaaaacctcgAATTTGTTGAATTGGTTGCTCCTGATTGTCATAATAATAAACAGGGTGTGGTGACACAATTGTTGGAATTTTAGTTTCTTGAGCACGAGCTTGTGTAATTGGAGTTTGAGTTTTTATTGGGATTTGAACAGGCTCTGAATCCCCAGCAGCAGAAGCTTTTCCCGTCATTTCTGGATAGTCTCCATATCCACGTGGCGATCGTGGTGCAGCCACGAATTGCCGATAATTGGTTGGAGCTTGAGatgttggttgaggctgaagCCCGCGTTGCTCGGAAACAAAATTCGGAACAATTGAAGACTTTGGAGATGTAACTTGTACGTGTGGTACTGGTTTATACTCCTCAAGAGCTGAATTTGTTGTTGGATTCTTTCCGGTAAATTGAATCGGAATATTTCGTTCGCGCGACGCCGTATTGGGTCGCAATCGTTCGAGAGCTTCCGACTGTCTTGGACTTAGTCCACTTGGATAGAAATGCTCAGGAAATAGTTTTGCAGATTGTTGTTGTGGTGGTCcaattgatgatgatgatgacatTAAATATCTTGATGAAGCAGATTGAAAACTAGATGCAGATGTTGTGTTGTTGAATGATAACATTCTTTAAAccaattgtttaaaatatttcacaaaaatgaaaccaaaaaatgagcaCAGTGGACAAGAAAGTTCACAGAGGACAGTACGGAATGCACagaaaagagagagaaaatagaaaaatgatgagCGGAGGAGGGTCTCGGCACGAAAACTGGTTCTAGTTAATAAAGTACCAGGAGCGAGAGATGAGTAAAGAAAAACGTGATTACTCTTCCAACGAACACATATGTTTGAACTTTTACTTGGAGGAACAAGGCGAACTTTTTGTTCGAACAAAAACTAGGCAGAACAGCACTCAAAatgtttgtaaattttgtgGGAAATATTATGAGACGTAgagaaaaagtggattttgGAGATCCTTTTTGATTGTTTAGGTGTCTAGGAGGTTGCTCATAGTACTAGAACAATAGAGATGGAAGGCCTTGCAgggcaaatttttattttccaatttcattaGTGGTTGCCTAGCAAGGCAAATTCCTAAATGCTTACAATATTCAAACTATATCAGTGCCTTTCTAACAGATAACAGTCTTAGAGCGGTAATTATATACTAGCTGGGATTTGTATAACTAGTTAGATGAGGAAtgaggcttaggattaggctcaGACTTTCCGGCATACATTAGAGatagttaaatttttattgatagcTCTGATTCTCAACCATTTTTGACTTGAAATCTTAAAGTCTAAAAATAGCAGGCCGGTAAAAAACTAAACtcatattaaaatattaactttGAACAAAAACATTATCAACCTTTAGGGTTTTCTATATACTAAGTTTACTATAAATCATCTAAGCAAGTAAAGCAAAATCTTTGATCAGTCTAGAACACTTTCTATTTCATTTTATATGAGTCTTCCAATTGAACCAATCAACCGTACTCTTGAATCTCTTTTCACCTAATGAGCGCAAACCATTATCTACACACAAAAACTTGTGAGCCTTAACCCAAAAAAGTGAGATCTGAAGTGGTTGATTGCGCGAGaagcttcttctttctctcgTCCCTCTCTACTCTATTTCTCTTTATCGGAGAATAAGTTTTAAAtaagttagaaaaaaagaaaaaaagttgaagaaactAACTGTTAGAAAAGAACAATATTGTATTATTTGAGAAGTCTCTGCTTCTCTCTTTTACTTCCAATTGTTCTTCCTGCTATTTGTTCTCTATAATCTCTCGAGAACATATACTATTTCTTTAGGAGGAGATAGTTTCTCTTAAAAAAGTGATGGAAGATCATTAGAAAAGGAGTCTCTGTGTTGGCTGTTCGGTTTAAGTTTTCGGTTACTACAGAGGTCGCAGCACCATACCCGAAAAGATTAGTGGGAGCATCGAACAAGGGAATTAGAGAGAAGAATTACTATagattatatttattttcaaatttcgtatcgaaataaaaattctttaaaaggTAAATTTTAGAATGCATAATGCTTCGAGGCTTTTGTAGATTGGTAAATGCTCACTGGATTGAaccagtttaaaaattatcatttcatTGTAGAGATCTACagtctaaaaattgttaatatatatctacagaaaaaaaacgtttcaccATTATACATAAACTTGCaagttattcaaatttttaataaaaatcaatttactatatataaagcgcgtgtcgtTACGTCactatgtagtttgatctctgATCAGAGTAACGGcaaaacatctgaaaactgaagaaaaaatcgtaaaatctATCAAATTTGATGATTAGCTCATAGACACGCACTCACATAACAcacaaaatatacaaatttttgacagttttgacCTATTTTCCCGCCCCCGCTCCTGACGCGAAGGCAAACAACAAAGGTTCGGAAAGCGAGGAGAAGGAGTTGAAGCCCATTTTTCGGAGATATGGTTCATCGTTGGTCAGAAGCTTATTGAAAGTTTGCACAGTTTGGAAAcaccttttttaaaaagttaaataccctattttttctattacgCTCGCACGATCACTGCTAGACTTTAAACGTTGCTGTTTCAgtgtaatttgaaatattaaaatttatgaaatttcaaaaatcacaattttcagcattttcagagatttgaAACTATTTATAAATCTTTATATTTCTTCTTCGGATATCGAAGTAAAAATGACTCACCAGCAACAACTTGATCCTCAGTTGGCGGCATCCTTCCTCTGAAATCAATTAACGATATTAAattaatcattaaaaaaaaaaaagagagttgacagaaaaaaaacgaatagaaATGTTCATGTAATAAACGTAGACAATGCAATATAAAACAACGAGGGAAAAccttttcaatagttttttttctgatgtaTATAGTCAGGAGGGCGagagttgaaaaaagttgtttcttcTCTACGaatcatcgttttttttcttgtacatatacacaaagaaaaataacagACAAAAATCATGGATTCTCTTTTGTAGCGATCTTTTCGGAAGTTTTTCATATGGTGCAGAGTAGTTTGATTAAGGAGAAAAGGTTAAGCTTCATTTCTCAAATTAGCTGatacattttattattttaaaagaaatcaGACTAATAAGTTTTGGCCTCAACTACTTGAACCACAAGATTTCCAGTCagaatttcccaatttttcactagaccgtaaaattaaatttcagtttttaggaACGAAATTCGGTCGAAATGGCCCGTGtcattcaaatgttttccggctgtaatttgaaaaaaaaactgtaatatTTCAAACTTGTAAAGTTTAGAATCTTGTCAGTGTAAtattgcttcaaaattcaaagagTTATTAGTAATCAGTGATAAATAAGAAAACAGGTGACAACAAGTGATGAGAGGATGACAATTAGAGAAATAGTGTAAGGATTATTGTGGATTAGAGATAAGCGGGAGCCTTCGCTTGACAGAGCAACAGACGAAACAGTAGTTGTTGTAATATGAGAATTTGTTTTCTAGTCGAATGGGAAAGTATTATTAGTTCGAAAAAGTACAGTATTCTTTTAGAAATGCAatcatttttcctaaaaattttaattctaataAATACGATTCTACCACCGCAATCGTAGTAATTTTCTATGCAGGGTTAGATACAAAATTTAAAGGCTAAAAAACCTTGATTTGTTTCACAGGagtataattttataaatttaattttctgaataaaaaataattgaacttagtgtataattttcaaatttttcattctacaaaaattgaatattttcatgatgtatttttaaatgtattttccagaaaactgtaatttccaaacaaaattcgttttgaaaaaactgtagaaaattcaaaaatcaactgaatttttagatGACTAACAAAAAGGTAAAGAAATTCGAGTGATGATCTCAAGTTCTAAGAAGaaatgaaattggaaaaacaaaaagtgagtGGGAGTGTAGGGACCTCGGCGGCTCCCGCGAGTAGAAGCATCAGCTCATTGTGCTCATCATCGACTGGCATCTGATAGaaatagagagaaagagaTTTTAGAGCGaagaagcttcttcttctctgtTACACATTCTGCCGCCCGCCCCCTCATGGCAGCCATGAAGACGCGGGCATTTTCAACCAACAATCGTGTGCCTAGAATCTCCAGGATATCTGTGATCTTTTGTTGAATGGACTGAGAAAAACGGATACAGATTACGGTAGTTCTTCACACTTTTCCAACTGACTGACTGATCGAAGAGCGAAACTATTTGGAAAGGAGGACCCaggattcttttttttgctgagaaaaatattgatgatAATTGAGGTGCTATGGTGATGAATTGTAGTGATAAGAAGTTGATTTCTGGGAATATGTGGTTTTAAATATCTTTTAACTCAATCATTGCCCAGAAAAGTTTTggagaaacttttgaaataaaacaaagttCATCATAGATCGCTTTTGGCTTAAATTAATTGAACAAATCGCGTTAGCGTCGAACTTCATTGATTACTTCCAAATCAGCAATAAAACTCAGATATATTGCTTTAGTTGTTCTTCGATGTTTCCTGATTGTTGACTCAaatgttgtgtttttttaaactaaaaaaaaacgttcgaatttggtttttaaaaaataaatttactcttattttaaaataaaattttaagattcaGAGTCATAAATGAAGAAATGTATGTACCTACTTAAACATATGCACATGAAATTTGTAGATAACAAAATCACCAGTCATGTACTGTATTTATCTACATATAAACGCTCGTAGTCTTCCGTgggtgatttcaaaatttatggtAGGCCTGCAACGAGATATACATCACTCAGAAAACGGGtaacgttttaaaaaaatgatatgtGTTCCTGGTATTTCATCATCTGTTCCAACTTTCATCTATTTCAATTTGTGatcattttcatcatttccGTTATTTTTGGCACACatgttctttttcttcttttcctgcACCACTGTCTCCAAAATGGCGGGGGCCGCTGCGGGAATGTCGCAGAATCAATGATATCTGAAGTCGGCGGCAAGCCAATTGTTTCGCATAAAAAGTGGTCCCCGAATTGTGTTGTGCCATCGTTGGTTTCTCTTAGCTCAAGCAGTGGGCTTTCCTTTCTCccgagagaaaaagaaagagctACCTGAAACGTTGTAATTTCTCGAAGAACCTCCACAAAATCAACACTCTCTTGGACATAAGtcaactaacttttttgttttcttctcgCTTAGAAAATATCAGGAAAAGGAATCAACGATTGACGGAAAGGggagaaaaactaaaaatgattgtttttGATTGATTCACCTATTACCTATTCACACCTACACTTTTACGAACGCATGGCATGAGAAATGTCTGCGATAAAATGAAAAGGTCTACagttgttcaaaaacttctgaaaatttccctTCAGTTgctggaaatatttaaaagttggTAAAAACTAACATCTTTCAAAACTTAACAAGCTTTTTGGTGGTATCCgataattttggaaacattcCGAAAAGAtacatttcagaaatatatttcaaatatagTAAATTATACGGTTTAATTACCCACGTTTGAGGTATCGTATTAACTACGGTTGCGCTCCCAGTGAGTGTAATAATGGTTAAACACGATAAAACGGTCAATGACTAAGGGTGATTAACCCCCCTCCAGCGCTTCCCAGCACGGCGGCAAGTGGGGGTGACTTATCGAGGTCAGAGATCCTCTGTTAAAAAACTCACCCTCAGAGGTAAGGAGATCCTCTTGGAAAAAGCTCCATGGTGGGGTCCATCAGAGTACCCAGTGATGAGCTGAAACTCTGGTCCCTCAAGCCTTCTTCCTGGGTTATCGGTAATTTTTGGGCGGTCGTTGTTGGGTGCCGCATGTCTTCGACCCCCGCTAAGTGTGGGGGAGCCGGGTAAAACCGCACGTTCGAATGGTCTCTAACCCAACTCTCCAGTCTTCCTTCGTTAAGGAGTCTGGGTTTGCCTGCTGAGTGATGGCGCTATCGGGTTCTGAGAGGTTCATTGTTTCCTCGCTGACGTACCTGATGCTATCATGGAGACGCACGGAATAGGTGTTTATCGTAGATCCTCTCGGGGAACCACGATCATTACCGGGGACTTCCCGTTCCAGTGATCGTTTAGCTGTGGCTAAGCATAGATGGACGCGAGTCGGTAGAGGTATGAACCAACCTCAATCTGACGAGTATCCTGAAGTGCTGCTGTTGCAGTCACTGGATGTGGACCTCCAAGCCCTGCCTTGCATCATTTTGTCGGTGTCTCACCGCACGTGATATGAGAAAGGTCGCAAACCCCTAGATATCTTGAAAGACGGGACGGCCACCCAAAGGGTCAGTGGATTCCGCTGGAATCATCGTGTACAAACCAACCTCGATGATGAAGGCAGATTAAGCTGACTCTCTACGGTAAGGCTGTCTAGGGTCGGTCTCGTTTGATCCCATTGCGGGGTAGAGGCCTAGTCCGTGAGGAAAAAAGGCGGGTAACTCGATCAGGTGCCAGTAGATCTTCGGATCCGACGGCTCTGGTTAAGAGAAACCCTGTGATGGAGAAGACAGTTGGGCTGACAAAGGGGTAACCCGTCAGCGGACCATCACAGCAATCACGCAAACCAGTGATTATGCGGATGGACCAATCTGTTGGAGGGTGTTCCTCTTTGTTTGACCCGTCGAACAATTGGAATAAAAGCTTGCTGCTGGCTTTACAGCACATTCATAATGGCCCCTCTTTTCTATAAACTCCCCAGCAACTGGTGGTCCCGTTAATTCGGGTTCTTGCCACTATTGCGCCAGGCTCGCCGAcacatttcagaaatatacTTCAAATATAGTAAAtaatactgtgaagccagagagtaaaatatactgtgaagccagagagtaaattattatgtgaagccagagagtaaaatatactgtgaagccagagagtaaattattatgtgaagccagagagtaaaatatactgtgaagccagagagtaaattattatgtgaagccagagagtaaaatatactgtgaagccagagagtaaattattatgtgaagccagagagtaaaatatactgtgaagccagagagtaaattattatgtgaagccagagagtaaaatatactgtgaagccagagagtaaattattatgtgaagccagagagtaaaatatactgtgaagccagagagtaaattattctgtgaagccagagagtaaattattctgtgaagccagagag containing:
- the unc-87 gene encoding Protein unc-87 (Confirmed by transcript evidence); this encodes MPPTEDQVVAEEQPNATMETKVTGQGQPKRVGRWTLAQLRQTDGIIPSQAGWNKGDSQKLMTNFGTPRNTNTRVKSENLQEIPEDIANRTHGEVRLQSGTNKYCSQRGMTGFGSGRDVCREGVRVAQNPADLAELPEEKIRMSEGIVRLQAGTNKYDSQKGMTGFGTGRRETTKMVDSKHPEYDHEKPDQSEIPLQSGTNKFASQKGMTGFGTARRETTKMVDSNHPDYSHECSIDQTTIPSQMGSNQYASQKGMTGFGQPRWEVLDPSISWQNRKSQGMVRLQSGTNRFASQAGMIGFGTCRNTTFEAEGGELPYEAMKVSETIIPSQAGWNKGDSQKKMTSFGAPRDVKGKHLKRIWELEYPEEAEISLDRL
- the unc-87 gene encoding Protein unc-87 (Confirmed by transcript evidence); protein product: MLSFNNTTSASSFQSASSRYLMSSSSSIGPPQQQSAKLFPEHFYPSGLSPRQSEALERLRPNTASRERNIPIQFTGKNPTTNSALEEYKPVPHVQVTSPKSSIVPNFVSEQRGLQPQPTSQAPTNYRQFVAAPRSPRGYGDYPEMTGKASAAGDSEPVQIPIKTQTPITQARAQETKIPTIVSPHPVYYYDNQEQPIQQIREEQPNATMETKVTGQGQPKRVGRWTLAQLRQTDGIIPSQAGWNKGDSQKLMTNFGTPRNTNTRVKSENLQEIPEDIANRTHGEVRLQSGTNKYCSQRGMTGFGSGRDVCREGVRVAQNPADLAELPEEKIRMSEGIVRLQAGTNKYDSQKGMTGFGTGRRETTKMVDSKHPEYDHEKPDQSEIPLQSGTNKFASQKGMTGFGTARRETTKMVDSNHPDYSHECSIDQTTIPSQMGSNQYASQKGMTGFGQPRWEVLDPSISWQNRKSQGMVRLQSGTNRFASQAGMIGFGTCRNTTFEAEGGELPYEAMKVSETIIPSQAGWNKGDSQKKMTSFGAPRDVKGKHLKRIWELEYPEEAEISLDRL